The following proteins are encoded in a genomic region of Drosophila miranda strain MSH22 chromosome 4, D.miranda_PacBio2.1, whole genome shotgun sequence:
- the LOC108162454 gene encoding extensin — MKLFVFAVCAIAVVAADVSHLNLGGGGSGYSYNKPSPSFNIPSAPAPAPEYLPPVQDFPAPAPQYSPPAPAPQYSPPAPAPQYSAPAPAQQYSAPAPAPAPEYLPPVQDFPAPAPQYSPPAPAPQYSPPAPAPQYSAPAPAQQYSAPAPAPAPEYLPPVQDFPAPAPQYSPPAPAPQYSPPAPAPQYSAPAPAQQYSAPAPAPAPEYLPPVQDFPAPAPQYSPPAPAPQYSLPAPAPQYSAPAPAPAPEYLPPVQDIPAPAPQYSPPAPAPQYSLPAPAPQYSPPAPAPQYYSAPAPGPVFSAPVEQQSSGYQYNVPAKRFRF; from the exons ATG AAACTCTTCGTGTTTGCTGTGTGCGCCATCGCTGTGGTTGCGGCCGATGTCTCCCATCTGAATCTGGGCGGTGGTGGAAGTGGCTACTCGTACAACAAGCCCTCGCCGTCGTTCAACATCCCATCGgcgccagctccagctcctgaGTACCTGCCTCCTGTCCAGGATTTCCCCGCCCCAGCACCGCAGTACTCTCCCCCGGCACCCGCCCCACAGTACTCTCCCCCGGCACCCGCACCACAGTACTCTGCCCCGGCACCCGCCCAACAGTACTCCgcgccagctccagctccagctcctgaGTACCTGCCTCCTGTCCAGGATTTCCCCGCCCCAGCACCGCAGTACTCTCCCCCGGCTCCCGCCCCACAGTACTCTCCCCCGGCACCCGCACCACAGTACTCTGCCCCGGCACCCGCCCAACAGTACTCCgcgccagctccagctccagctcctgaGTACCTGCCTCCTGTCCAGGATTTCCCCGCCCCAGCACCGCAGTACTCTCCCCCGGCTCCCGCCCCACAGTACTCTCCCCCGGCACCCGCACCACAGTACTCTGCCCCGGCACCCGCCCAACAGTACTCCgcgccagctccagctccagctcctgaGTACCTGCCTCCTGTCCAGGATTTCCCCGCCCCAGCACCGCAGTACTCTCCCCCGGCACCCGCCCCACAGTACTCTCTCCCGGCACCCGCCCCACAGTACTCCgcgccagctccagctccagctcctgaGTACCTGCCTCCTGTCCAGGATATCCCCGCCCCAGCACCGCAGTACTCTCCCCCGGCACCCGCCCCACAGTACTCTCTCCCGGCACCCGCCCCACAGTACTCTCCCCCGGCACCCGCCCCACAGTACTACTCTGCCCCCGCGCCAGGACCAGTCTTCTCCGCTCCCGTGGAGCAGCAGTCGTCTGGCTACCAGTACAATGTGCCCGCTAAGCGTTTCCGCTTCTAG
- the LOC108162453 gene encoding microtubule-associated protein futsch: MAASSATAAAATTIPTEAITEECKDEDALSTTLHSCANDPDFAVICAFLQKFAKDLGLILPNFKHLQEWLTNNDEVPELKDLHIKLLRKTRKTVHEKSWESALSKFCFGYSLQDAWEIERFGYKNSSLKVKLRIFRELLESQFERNVKFRAHILTQNSNTLRSEPIGRDRLGHAYWLTQDDDCNLRIYQEHLDEEIWQVVATNRDEFVNLIARLRGNEVVLPSKDIGEADEDTSSSNSCPAKPPPPEEKEEEDDDEGEGEEEDEEQAKPQIKEEPAKLVPNLKIKLRSPDQDEQKAKRVKPLLITQTKLGGSCSPAPAKKRSIEDVERSPTESLEEQQKKHRPTLLDTKRIKKPSRYESTKDENDAESGEEEEDEDSELDEAEEEEGSGDDDDDDDIDSAAADIEEDDEEEDEDEDDVGEAIEEPTMTVSGQGSGSDCDATPYPNDGIFLNNFDQETDDNVLELSEAIEEAVIHVMGVGSGAECLVGNGKNEAPAEDPAAATAAAPPTHSEPKATFFFGEPGCLKLSPIKQTPKQEAKRSIFDFLNEEKTNGEREGTSTREGTPPRNGSDRKEEPQTAEEAAAKTDNETKEISEEAGDEEPQEAASTEQPDYKIKVIETNEKISKAIEENATTLKDDIKESKANNTNEKELENHSENESTPEKEASACSKGSVEVIKSPKGSSNANEAKETQPEAIVNDNGPVPTEIEVSKVVKPLITDKESAKSSLELAKICVEKVKSSPEKIQSSAESAKSSPETVKSSSEAIKSCANAVLNKTEQSNAKQTENEAIDGEKSVEKDCETVKSDLKTIVEDSKKISDDSKVKTSNEKESVAPTATSLNKTDTEKSIKAEETSPEPVKETVDGTLPLNSRKTFPKDNNSTLPPKEQTKIVAETVMPTEQSKSVAEAVIPPKEQPKIIPESVMLLKEPPKPLSEPATTEKKSETSNNGSHNKEKLSESTQNDLPSTSKAPIPNPNNEGKSLTVEAPAVESVPKLALSTNMKPSSVLPNRKRRLNDFVPAPVRPSTSESEVDAQQLEEEDADALDDLDVGGKRIKMRPKSSNVEARRKFEAQKTLVEETTSSSGEEDPRSRRKIIAPKRHLEKAPVTKQKPTLAEIIEKKLKKTPEKVPEFMPEKLPEKEPDKVLDKPTEPAPTTMTLPESMPPPIREATPAAPSFSHPKKSPITKPLKKNLLTQMRQEESDEEAIPRKRTNSETVAPTVPPVPAPPPPAVLEERQRKRRSSEDAKDSKESSGSEAPPAVSEKLKRNNEQDIEEEADQTAPAKEKHLPTKQKLPSPSLPVKEKIVSEPPIKQRDPSPPPATKRPLVLPPSKEKSPPAKEKSSTTISREEKALATNTVKDKGVLPSPSKEKAPSPPAAKEKAPPPAKKRSVSPARASAKETSPPPANEKIPIIEKAPVAPPTMVKAPPTLSAVKERSPTPAHVKEKIPVPAQVKEKTPVAVQEKEKDPVPPQIKEKTPSPPQRLPVKESTPPLPPKESSSPPDGSARRSGRRGGAAVVYSELPQPKRTRGGGAKEKPMPEAKPEVKHESDEEQDDEDTEELPKVATKLKTQIKTETAVKKEEPLPKKPLKEQEPSPKKPLKEEPLKEQALPEPDDPLNEECIDMDPLESESKVSETKEEEPAAAKPVGRGRGPRKKRDVDTTNIIECVDSETPVRQSRRIAQQKIKEEAERRKQEEVALRSMKQELKKKKKAQKETDPTVPEPSRSEEEEDESSEASEAEEAKKKKKKLPGKDGWSSDSDQQADSEEEEEEPPHYDTDPGSPLFRSDHEFSPESELEDESQVVPMKRARTVRKENEEDYDADEACNECGKSDHPEWILLCDTPDCNKGYHCSCLSPVLFYIPEGDWHCPPCQQEHLIVALEQQLQRFDQMVAHKQQEKRLAEVAERERQEREAVKLAEDREASKAVGHDDDDDDDDDDRDEVASKQSKADKPKRRRGDGRSNRKAAKRGTRRRRGGDSDCSSGAGKSQSGGSASGSGSSSNSSSFSDSDDEPIYKLRKRRQINVSYRLNEYDDLINSALKKEMDEAAGAGNLGRGKDISTIIEADKEKARRDDLPEDEEEPEEKAPASVKEEKAAKFSSSSDDDDEVPLKRNKSKQPPAKKKPRKLTTLDVSSEEDHGSDEDFKTSSYTDEDTSQSASDDSDSSLEMYRRPRGGKKQRKAARRAARERRKDRKFVVEESDESEEEQKKPKSKKKKKEDSDYTETETDDDEDNGSELTENMDSADLCDDTTSESEDGAWHPSKKKKTNKKSCSSAAGIARKSPKLKKPVQPAKKPKRLEYSDDDISESEPEEEDEDDDEGAPISGKGSGKQPRTQPLKPSASTAQTGKGKGKSKKKKPPSSDEDEGAASDERTRTRGRRYAYIEDFDDDSSDGGIKPGVHRPDTPPEERQKFIQKQEEIKRMLAEKNAEGAKLAATPRLTPIKGAALGQVPPGGGPEKRTPSKGPAGGDSLSTVPLSVIRQAKVLDIDYLQRKGETIGDLDDKEEEELDDAEMMLDDADLPEDMEDAIARMVEEEEQFSAAAARELPGPEEVLRTTPAKAKASKVSAPPEAAPTPPVPHAAAAPPSGLQEPHRKRLPMPTMHPPLLRHQFPGPGQHGPPASLLPPPHGMHPMLQRHLSQTVPPPQAMQLLQNALSAPLGQPLGRGNYPPPPPSTQHLPLVMSMPSAAAAHLMHQATVATQQAAVRAPEPQAAGPPPPVDSKPRGRRKKVTPLRDQLQKQQTAAAVTAASTTPGIPAPPVDKIKGVPAQLFKPHEDGPPPTTVAASSQASVITRMPTHLSAHPHVRGPPTGMYPSSAELARFYGQPLPPPTSAPGSRSPSSGVGPASSPGPPRHLLRPQMPPGLPPPHSAMRPTYGQPPPLRGAPPPTSTASSGAPPNTRPPYMHGAEHHGGPPLGGVYGSGPPPARHASPHLNPYSRGPPIYGNPNYPPRVGPPGPPGNMRPGSVDYVAGARGYPPYGYYPPPPLTTPPAHAAPSSVIVSAPPPVTPTNHSVSALTRGKSPAPAPAPPPAELIGHKPQPQPPPPSVITSKKLTTLEAYPPIAKSPMAVGVVEAAAARAVGSPAVIAEEDSGSAHDTSGPPPVASGPAVGEFSGLVSYFSSQQDDYDT; the protein is encoded by the exons ATGGCGGCGTCCTCAGCTACGGCTGCAGCGGCGACCACAATACCAACAGAGGCAATAACAGAGGAATGTAAAGATGAGGATGCCCTGAGCACTACACTGCATTCATGTGCGAATGATCCCGACTTTGCAGTAATTTGTGCGTTTTTGCAAAAATTCGCCAAAGATTTGGGCCTGATTTTGCCGAATTTTAAGCATTTGCAGGAGTGGTTGACAAACAACGATGAAG TTCCTGAACTGAAGGATTTGCATATCAAACTCCTGCGAAAGACCCGCAAAACGGTGCACGAGAAGAGCTGGGAATCGGCGCTCAGTAAATTCTGTTTCGGATATTCCCTCCAAGATGCCTGGGAAATCGAAcgttttggctataaaaactCCAGCCTAAAAGTCAAACTAAGGATATTTCGG GAACTCCTGGAGAGCCAATTCGAGCGCAATGTTAAATTTCGTGCCCACATACTCACGCAGAATTCCAATACCCTGCGATCGGAGCCTATTGGTCGTGATCGACTGGGTCATGCCTACTGGTTGACCCAGGATGATGACTGCAATCTGCGCATCTATCAGGAGCATCTGGATGAGGAGATCTGGCAGGTGGTGGCCACCAATAGGGATGAATTTGTTAATCTAATAGCCAGGCTGCGTGGCAATGAGGTGGTGCTGCCGTCCAAGGATATTGGCGAAGCGGATGAGGACACAAGCAGCAGTAATAGTTGCCCTGCCAAGCCCCCACCACCCGAGGAGAAGGAAGAAGAGGACGACGATGAAGGCGAGGGAGAGGAAGAGGACGAGGAGCAGGCGAAGCCACAAATCAAGGAGGAGCCAGCGAAATTGGTGCCCAATTTGAAGATCAAACTGCGCTCTCCCGATCAAGACGAACAAAAGGCCAAAAGGGTCAAG CCACTGCTCATCACACAGACAAAACTGGGAGGCAGCTGCTCACCCGCTCCTGCCAAGAAACGTTCCATTGAGGATGTGGAGCGCAGTCCCACAGAATCGCTGGAGGAGCAACAAAAGAAACATCGGCCCACATTGTTGGACACCAAACGTATCAAGAAACCAAGCCGCTACGAAagcacaaaggatgaaaacgATGCCGAATCGGGCGAAGAGGAGGAAGATGAGGACTCAGAACTGGATGAGGCCGAAGAAGAGGAGGGCAGTggagatgatgatgatgatgacgatatCGACAGTGCGGCAGCGGATATCGAAGAGGATGACGAAGAAgaagacgaggacgaggacgacgTGGGCGAAGCCATTGAAGAGCCCACCATGACGGTGAGCGGCCAGGGATCAGGCAGCGACTGTGATGCCACTCCCTACCCGAACGATGGCATTTTCCTAAACAATTTCGATCAGGAAACGGACGACAATGTACTGGAGCTGAGTGAAGCCATCGAGGAGGCTGTCATCCATGTCATGGGCGTGGGCAGTGGCGCCGAGTGTCTCGTGGGAAATGGCAAAAACGAAGCTCCTGCGGAAGATCCAGCGGCGGCGACAGCGGCGGCCCCACCAACGCATTCTGAGCCAAAGGCCACATTTTTTTTCGGTGAACCCGGCTGCCTGAAGCTGAGTCCCATTAAGCAAACACCAAAGCAGGAAGCGAAACGAAGCATTTTCGATTTTCTAAACGAGGAGAAGACCAACGGGGAGAGAGAAGGCACCAGCACCAGAGAGGGAACACCACCACGCAACGGCAGTGACCGAAAGGAGGAGCCCCAAACCGCAGAGGaggcagcagccaaaacgGACAACGAAACAAAGGAAATCTCAGAAGAAGCTGGGGATGAAGAGCCCCAGGAAGCAGCGAGCACAGAACAGCCAGACTAcaagatcaaagtgattgaaACGAATGAGAAAATCTCCAAAGCAATCGAAGAAAATGCAACAACACTAAAAGATGACATTAAAGAAAGCAAAGCGAATAATACAAATGAAAAAGAGTTGGAAAATCACTCGGAAAATGAGTCAACTCCAGAGAAAGAAGCTTCGGCATGCAGCAAAGGGTCTGTGGAAGTCATTAAGAGTCCTAAAGGCAGCTCAAACGCTAATGAAGCCAAGGAAACTCAACCTGAAGCAATTGTTAACGATAATGGGCCAGTTCCAACAGAAATTGAAGTCTCCAAAGTCGTTAAACCCTTAATAACTGATAAGGAATCGGCTAAAAGCAGTTTAGAATTGGCCAAAATCTGTGTTGAAAAGGTTAAAAGCAGCCCTGAAAAGATTCAAAGCAGTGCTGAATCGGCTAAAAGCAGCCCTGAAACTGTGAAAAGCAGTTCTGAAGCTATTAAAAGCTGTGCAAACGCTGTTTTGAATAAAACGGAACAAAGCAATGCAAAACAAACCGAAAATGAAGCCATAGATGGGGAAAAATCGGTTGAGAAAGATTGCGAAACGGTTAAAAGTGATTTGAAAACGATTGTGGAGGATTCCAAGAAGATTTCAGATGATTCCAAAGTGAAAACTAGCAACGAGAAGGAATCTGTTGCCCCTACAGCCACTAGCCTGAACAAAACTGATACTGAAAAGTCCATAAAGGCTGAGGAAACATCCCCAGAGCCGGTTAAGGAAACGGTTGATGGGACTCTGCCTCTAAACAGCAGAAAAACCTTTCCAAAAGACAATAATTCCACATTGCCGCCCAAGGAGCAGACTAAGATCGTAGCCGAAACGGTTATGCCCACAGAGCAGTCTAAAAGTGTCGCCGAAGCGGTTATACCTCCCAAAGAGCAGCCTAAAATCATCCCCGAATCGGTTATGCTCCTGAAAGAGCCGCCTAAACCCCTTTCCGAACCGGCTACAACCGAAAAGAAGTCCGAAACTAGCAATAATGGCTCTCACAATAAAGAAAAGCTATCCGAAAGTACACAAAATGATTTGCCTAGCACTTCCAAGGCCCCAATCCCTAATCCTAACAATGAAGGCAAATCTCTGACAGTGGAAGCTCCAGCTGTAGAATCTGTACCTAAACTCGCTCTATCAACGAATATGAAGCCGTCGTCGGTTCTGCCCAACCGCAAGCGACGTCTCAATGACTTTGTGCCCGCTCCCGTCCGACCATCCACCTCCGAAAGCGAAGTGGATGCCCAGCAGCTCGAGGAGGAAGATGCTGATGCCCTGGATGATCTGGATGTGGGTGGAAAACGCATTAAGATGCGCCCCAAGAGCTCAAATGTGGAGGCACGTCGCAAATTTGAGGCCCAAAAGACACTGGTCGAGGAGACGACCTCCTCCAGCGGCGAAGAAGATCCACGTAGTCGACGCAAGATTATAGCCCCCAAGAGGCACTTGGAGAAGGCGCCCGTGACCAAACAGAAGCCAACGCTCGCCGAGATTATCGAAAAGAAACTCAAGAAAACGCCCGAAAAGGTGCCAGAGTTCATGCCCGAAAAATTGCCAGAAAAGGAGCCCGACAAGGTGCTCGATAAGCCCACAGAACCAGCGCCGACTACTATGACTCTGCCGGAGAGCATGCCACCGCCTATTAGAGAAGCTACTCCAGCCGCCCCATCCTTCAGTCATCCCAAGAAATCGCCGATAACAAAGCCACTGAAGAAGAACCTGCTCACGCAGATGCGGCAGGAGGAGAGCGACGAGGAGGCCATACCCAGGAAGCGTACGAATAGCGAAACAGTAGCGCCCACAGTTCCTCCCGTACCTGCACCGCCGCCACCTGCTGTCCTGGAAGAGCGTCAACGCAAGCGTCGCAGCAGCGAGGATGCCAAGGATTCCAAGGAATCATCGGGCAGCGAGGCACCACCGGCCGTTAGCGAGAAGTTAAAACGCAACAACGAGCAGGACATCGAGGAAGAAGCGGATCAGACGGCACCAGCCAAGGAAAAGCATCTCCCAACCAAGCAAAAGCTTCCATCGCCTTCTCTTCCAGTCAAGGAGAAGATTGTGTCCGAACCACCTATCAAGCAGAGGGATCCGTCTCCGCCACCAGCCACGAAGAGACCTTTGGTGCTGCCTCCATCTAAAGAAAAGTCTCCGCCAGCCAAGGAGAAGTCTTCGACGACAATTTCAAGAGAGGAGAAAGCTTTGGCGACAAACACAGTCAAGGATAAGGGTGTGCTACCCTCTCCTTCCAAGGAGAAGGCTCCTTCGCCGCCAGCAGCAAAGGAGAAGGCACCGCCACCCGCTAAGAAAAGGTCTGTGTCGCCAGCTCGAGCCTCGGCGAAGGAAACGTCACCGCCACCAGCAAACGAGAAGATCCCAATCATAGAGAAGGCTCCAGTGGCACCGCCAACAATGGTGAAGGCTCCTCCAACGCTATCGGCAGTCAAGGAGAGGTCGCCAACCCCAGCCCATGTCAAAGAAAAGATTCCAGTCCCAGCACAAGTGAAAGAGAAGACACCAGTGGCAGTGCAAGAGAAAGAAAAGGATCCAGTGCCACCCCAGATAAAAGAGAAGACCCCATCGCCACCACAAAGGCTTCCAGTCAAAGAGTCAACGCCGCCGCTGCCCCCGAAGGAGAGTTCCTCCCCTCCTGATGGCTCTGCTCGTCGTTCAGGGCGTCGGGGTGGGGCAGCAGTCGTTTATTCCGAACTGCCGCAACCCAAACGAACGCGCGGCGGAGGAGCCAAGGAGAAACCCATGCCAGAAGCAAAGCCAGAAGTGAAGCACGAATCCGACGAAGAGCAGGATGATGAGGATACTGAAGAGCTCCCCAAAGTGGCTACCAAATTGAAGACTCAAATAAaaacagaaactgcagtgaaaaAGGAGGAACCTCTTCCTAAAAAACCCCTCAAAGAGCAGGAACCTTCACCGAAAAAGCCCCTCAAAGAGGAACCCCTCAAAGAGCAGGCACTCCCGGAACCAGACGACCCCTTAAATGAGGAATGCATCGATATGGATCCCCTGGAAAGTGAGTCAAAAGTCAGCGAAACCAAGGAAGAAGAGCCAGCAGCTGCGAAGCCAGTGGGACGTGGACGCGGACCGCGCAAGAAGCGAGATGTGGACACCACGAACATCATTGAATGCGTGGACTCTGAGACGCCAGTGCGTCAGTCGCGACGCATTGcccagcagaagatcaagGAGGAGGCCGAGCGCCGCAAACAGGAGGAAGTGGCCCTGCGGTCCATGAAGCAGGAGCtcaaaaagaagaagaaggccCAAAAAGAAACAGATCCTACGGTCCCAGAGCCTTCGAGgagcgaggaggaggaggacgagtCATCCGAGGCCAGCGAAGCGGAGGAGGctaaaaagaagaaaaagaagctGCCGGGCAAAGACGGTTGGTCCTCGGACTCGGATCAACAGGCGGACAgtgaggaggaggaagaggaaCCACCGCACTACGACACGGACCCTGGGTCTCCGCTCTTCCGTTCGGATCATGAATTCTCCCCGGAGTCGGAGCTGGAAGATGAGTCCCAGGTGGTGCCCATGAAGCGTGCCCGCACAGTGCGCAAGGAAAACGAAGAGGACTACGATGCGGACGAGGCATGCAACGAGTGCGGTAAATCGGACCATCCCGAATGGATACTCCTCTGCGATACGCCGGACTGCAACAAGGGCTATCACTGCTCCTGCCTGTCCCCGGTACTGTTTTACATCCCCGAGGGCGACTGGCATTGTCCGCCCTGCCAGCAGGAGCATCTCATTGTGGCcttggagcagcagctccagcgtTTCGATCAGATGGTGGCGCACAAGCAGCAGGAGAAGCGTCTGGCTGAGGTGGCCGAGCGAGAGCGACAGGAGCGCGAGGCCGTGAAGCTGGCCGAAGATCGTGAGGCCTCCAAGGCGGTGGGccacgacgatgacgacgacgacgatgatgatgatcggGACGAGGTGGCCAGCAAACAGAGCAAGGCGGACAAACCCAAGAGACGACGCGGCGACGGGCGCAGCAATCGCAAGGCGGCCAAACGCGGCACAAGACGACGCCGTGGAGGCGACTCGGACTGCAGCAGCGGCGCCGGCAAGAGCCAGTCCGGTGGCAGTGCCTCCGGCTCTGGTtcgagcagcaacagcagcagcttctCGGACTCGGATGACGAGCCCATCTACAAGCTGCGCAAGCGACGTCAGATCAATGTCAGCTATCGCCTCAACGAGTACGATGATCTGATCAATTCTGCCCTCAAAAAGGAAATGGATGAGGCGGCCGGAGCGGGTAATCTTGGCCGCGGCAAAGACATTTCCACCATTATCGAGGCGGACAAGGAGAAGGCGCGACGTGATGACTTGCcagaggatgaggaggagccCGAGGAGAAGGCTCCTGCCTCCGTAAAGGAGGAAAAAGCAGCTAAATTCAGCAGCAGCTCTGACGACGACGATGAAGTTCCTCTCAAGCGCAACAAATCGAAGCAGCCGCCAGCGAAAAAGAAACCCAGAAAGCTGACTACACTCGATGTGAGCTCCGAGGAGGATCATGGCAGCGATGAGGACTTCAAGACCTCCAGTTACACCGACGAGGACACCTCCCAGTCGGCCTCCGATGACTCGGACTCCAGCCTGGAGATGTACAGACGACCGAGGGGCGGCAAGAAGCAGCGGAAGGCGGCCAGAAGAGCCGCTCGCGAGCGCCGCAAGGATCGCAAATTCGTGGTGGAGGAGAGCGACGAAAGCGAAGAGGAGCAAAAGAAGCCCAAGTCcaagaagaaaaagaaggaGGACTCCGACTACACGGAAACCGAGacggacgacgacgaggacaaTGGCTCAGAGCTCACCGAAAACATGGACAGTGCGGATCTGTGCGACGACACCACCAGCGAGAGCGAAGATGGGGCCTGGCATCCATCCAAAAAGaagaaaaccaacaaaaagaGCTGCAGCTCGGCCGCGGGAATAGCCAGAAAATCCCCGAAACTGAAGAAGCCCGTGCAGCCGGCAAAGAAACCGAAGCGTTTGGAGTACTCCGACGATGACATAAGCGAAAGCGAGCCGGAGGAAGAGGATGAGGACGACGACGAAGGGGCACCGATCTCCGGCAAGGGCTCGGGCAAGCAGCCACGCACACAGCCACTGAAGCCCAGTGCCTCCACCGCCCAGACGGGCAAGGGCAAAGGCAAGTCCAAGAAGAAGAAGCCGCCCTCCTCCGACGAGGACGAGGGAGCCGCTTCAGATGAGAGGACACGCACGCGAGGACGTCGCTATGCCTACATCGAGGACTTTGACGACGACAGCTCGGACGGCGGCATCAAGCCGGGAGTCCATCGTCCCGACACACCGCCCGAGGAGCGACAGAAGTTCATCCAGAAGCAGGAGGAGATCAAACGGATGCTGGCCGAAAAGAACGCCGAAGGAGCCAAGCTGGCGGCCACGCCCCGCCTGACGCCCATCAAGGGAGCGGCTCTAGGACAGGTGCCCCCCGGCGGCGGACCGGAGAAGCGAACGCCCAGCAAGGGCCCTGCTGGTGGGGATTCCCTGTCCACAGTGCCGTTGTCGGTGATCCGTCAGGCCAAAGTCCTGGACATTGACTATCTGCAGCGCAAGGGCGAGACCATTGGCGACCTGGACGacaaggaggaggaggagctggacGATGCCGAGATGATGCTGGACGACGCCGATCTGCCCGAGGACATGGAGGATGCCATTGCCCGGATGGTCGAAGAGGAGGAGCAGTTCAGTGCAGCGGCAGCCAGAGAGCTGCCCGGCCCCGAGGAGGTGCTGCGCACGACACCCGCCAAGGCGAAGGCCAGCAAAGTGTCCGCCCCCCCAGAGGCGGCTCCGACTCCGCCAGTTCCTCATGCAGCTGCTGCCCCGCCGTCGGGACTGCAGGAGCCGCATCGGAAGCGTCTGCCCATGCCCACCATGCATCCGCCTCTGCTGCGTCATCAGTTTCCGGGGCCCGGACAGCATGGGCCACCTGCATccctgctgccgccgccacaCGGGATGCATCCCATGCTGCAGCGTCATCTCTCGCAGACGGTGCCGCCCCCACAGGCCATGCAGCTCCTGCAGAACGCCTTGTCCGCTCCCCTCGGCCAGCCCCTGGGTCGCGGGAACTAtccaccgccaccgccttctACCCAGCATTTGCCACTAGTCATGTCCATGCCCTCGGCTGCAGCGGCCCATCTGATGCATCAGGCCACTGTGGCCACGCAACAGGCTGCAGTGCGTGCCCCCGAGCCCCAGGCGGCTGGGCCTCCTCCTCCAGTGGATAGCAAGCCACGTGGACGCCGGAAAAAGGTGACGCCTCTGCGGGATCAACTGCAGAAGCAACAGACTGCAGCGGCCGTCACGGCTGCCTCGACGACACCCGGAATACCGGCTCCTCCCGTGGACAAGATTAAGGGAGTGCCCGCGCAGCTATTTAAACCCCATGAAGACGGGCCTCCTCCCACAACAGTTGCCGCCTCTTCGCAGGCCTCGGTGATCACGCGAATGCCCACGCATCTGTCAGCCCATCCGCATGTACGCGGTCCCCCCACCGGGATGTATCCCAGCAGCGCGGAACTGGCTCGTTTCTACGGGCAACCGCTCCCGCCACCCACATCTGCACCGGGATCTCGTTCGCCATCATCTGGGGTAGGCCCTGCCTCGTCGCCGGGTCCACCACGTCATCTGCTGCGACCGCAAATGCCACCCGGCTTGCCGCCACCCCACTCAGCCATGCGTCCCACCTATGGACAGCCGCCACCGCTGCGGGGAGCGCCACCGCCCACGTCGACAGCCAGCAGTGGGGCGCCGCCCAATACGCGTCCCCCGTACATGCACGGAGCGGAACATCATGGTGGCCCGCCACTGGGAGGAGTCTACGGCTCAGGACCGCCCCCAGCGAGACATGCCTCTCCTCATCTGAATCCCTACAG CCGAGGTCCTCCCATTTATGGCAATCCCAATTATCCGCCTCGTGTTGGACCCCCCGGACCCCCTGGTAATATGCGTCCCGGCTCCGTGGATTATGTGGCAGGAGCAC GCGGCTATCCACCGTATGGCTACTATCCGCCGCCTCCGTTGACCACGCCACCCGCCCACGCAGCCCCCAGTTCGGTGATAGTTAGTGCACCACCCCCCGTGACGCCCACAAATCACTCGGTGTCCGCTTTGACGCGTGGCAAGTCCCCAGCTCCCGCTCCGGCACCGCCACCCGCGGAATTAATAGGCCACAagccgcagccacagccaccaccGCCATCGGTGATAACGAGCAAGAAACTGACGACCCTGGAGGCATATCCCCCCATAGCCAAGTCCCCAATGGCCGTGGGCGTGGTTGAGGCGGCCGCTGCGCGAGCTGTTGGCTCGCCAGCGGTCATTGCAGAAGAGGACTCTGGCTCGGCGCACGACACCAGTGGACCGCCGCCAGTGGCCAGCGGCCCGGCTGTGGGAGAGTTTAGTGGCTTGGTGAGCTACTTTAGCTCCCAGCAGGACGACTACGACACATAA